In Haloarcula rubripromontorii, the sequence ATCCTCGATACGGCCCGGTCAGTCTTCTTCGACAATCTGGAGGGGGACACCTTCGCGTTCGACGTGAAGAAGCAAGCGGCGTTCGAAGGACGCATAAACTTCGCAGTCGGTGACCCCTCGGAACTGGGCGACATCCACGTGAACGTGACCGTCAATGAACCGTCGGCCGAGGAGTATATCGACTACGTCGCGCCGCCGACAGAAGACGGCCAGCCGGTCTACGACGAAGACACATGACGACAACCATCTGTTTCGACCTCGACGACACGGTCGTCCACTATCCGGAGCCCTACGAGAACGTCATCCAGAGGACCGTCGAAGCCCATGGTATCGAGTACACCGACGAGCTTCGAGCCGTTAGCAAAGAGGTGTTTTACACGGCCTTCGAGGCGCTGGAGCCGGACCCGTACCGCCAGTCGATGGCTGCCGTCGCCGAGGCGGCCGGGGCAGATGTCGACCTCAATGCGCTGGTCGAGACGCTCAAGCAGACCGAGTTCGCGTCAACGACCGTCCCCGACACAGCCCGGGACAGCCTGACCGCACTTGCCGCCGACAATCAGCTCGCGATTGTCACCAACGGTATCCGGGAGCGACAGGTCGCCAAGCTCGACCACCACGGACTGACCGACCTGTTCGACCTTGTTGTCGCCTCCTACGAGGTCGGCGCACACAAGCCCGACAGCGCGCCGTTCGACCGGGTCCGGGAGGAGCTACCGGCTGACGAGTACGTGATGGTCGGCAACGAGTACGAAACCGATGTCGAGGGTGCACGTAACGCGGGCTTCGTCCCGATTCACTACGAGTCGGGCGATGACGGCGGGCCGGACCTCTGGGATTCTATCGACGCGCTGGTGTAGCGCACGGCGCCACCGGGACGGAACAGCGTGCTGGAAGCAGCTGACAATCAGGTCAGTACAGCGGTAAGGATGACGCCGGTGTTCCACGCCGTTACCGCGACACCGAGTAGCG encodes:
- a CDS encoding RNA-binding domain-containing protein → MSAVYAVDVRIEAPVNDTEVTDRVADAVRNLFPEADPSHQQGALVAEVHTMDGFSELLHRREILDTARSVFFDNLEGDTFAFDVKKQAAFEGRINFAVGDPSELGDIHVNVTVNEPSAEEYIDYVAPPTEDGQPVYDEDT
- a CDS encoding HAD family hydrolase is translated as MTTTICFDLDDTVVHYPEPYENVIQRTVEAHGIEYTDELRAVSKEVFYTAFEALEPDPYRQSMAAVAEAAGADVDLNALVETLKQTEFASTTVPDTARDSLTALAADNQLAIVTNGIRERQVAKLDHHGLTDLFDLVVASYEVGAHKPDSAPFDRVREELPADEYVMVGNEYETDVEGARNAGFVPIHYESGDDGGPDLWDSIDALV